Proteins from a genomic interval of Quercus robur chromosome 9, dhQueRobu3.1, whole genome shotgun sequence:
- the LOC126700373 gene encoding uncharacterized protein LOC126700373, which translates to MTLTCTQGKLKPNMAVPVTSTNTLAPPASCTLCQWVVVSSATSDGEGSLSVSKVVAITLSLFFVLIFAMIIVKIRKCFSNSSQTNSGVDGSNPNTNISSEVALATVGF; encoded by the exons ATGACACTCACCTGTACTCAGGGCAAACTAAAACCGAACATGGCTGTTCCTGTTACTTCTACCAATACGCTAGCTCCACCCGCTTCCTGTACCCTATGTCAGTGGGTGGTTGTTTCTTCTGCAACAAGTGACGG TGAAGGATCTCTTTCCGTTAGCAAAGTGGTTGCAATTACGCTTTCGCTCTTTTTCGTGCTCATCTTCGCAATGATCATTGTCAAAATCCGCAAATGTTTCAGCAATTCAAGCCAGACCAACAGTGGCGTTGATGGTAGCAATCCTAACACTAATATATCCAGTGAAGTCGCTCTCGCCACCgtaggattttga